The Diadema setosum chromosome 1, eeDiaSeto1, whole genome shotgun sequence genome has a window encoding:
- the LOC140231683 gene encoding phospholipase DDHD1-like, protein MQYPTPGDNFPDYASSEWDDKSADPADTSGESGFSLAMDESSSSVTFKFTADSGDDADTSENNSTPKRSKPPRPPPLRKPKVDPPREEKMGDLEVVRVRWFYREEKKWLPFIGYDSCQLEWKYRQTLVKSDGDEQEEEIGTVGVRGGLYEVDVVTKKCHAIYWSEDTVDVMRGTWFYASSSEPVEECMAMDIEKEHLELFSKGQPQEPPVQQGKGAQKAMHELSFRECHVDWYSCEAVYFYSNSTSSRIARSIGNTFGFSKASTSGYKLVRGYPTPASLDDKPPPISHLVFVVHGVGHVMDKKAIIKNCSDLRKGAAKAIMKHLPDLVSSASTQRVEFLPVEWRSSLKLDNGMVSAVTPQKLKGLRYVLNSTGMDVLYYTSPLYRSEIIKCVQSEVNDLYEEFRQRNEGFEPNGGKVSVFSHSLGSVIMYDIITGWNPIHLYDQYLSHEQCHHPDLNSVTPDHHDLASELHKARMRVSELEKQLLATNQIAAALHRPKLNFKVENFFCVGSPLAVFLALRGVRPQGNGSISHIIPKAVCNRLFNIYYPTDPVAYRVEPLILRHYSTICPLQVHRMEGRQVPYHTMKTTALPKALKTSEEMKGLSEGLQEADLMVGGAEEKTSPGSSNASSPQHVPKTQSPGGAGVMKAWFSRPVEKTPELEALEDMERAILRIENMAASNEKEEADEMESVELENRVDFELRESNIGSSYLSALTSHTSYWASGDVALFILSQLFPDYLITQ, encoded by the exons ATGCAGTACCCAACACCTGGAGATAACTTTCCAGATTATGCCTCCTCCGAATGGGACGACAAATCTGCCGACCCTGCTGACACCAGTGGAGAGAGTGGTTTCAGCCTGGCCATGGACGAGTCCAGCTCCAGCGTGACATTCAAGTTCACGGCCGACAGTGGAGATGACGCTGATACCAGTGAGAACAATTCAACCCCAAAGAGATCCAAGCCACCGAGACCCCCACCTCTGAGGAAGCCCAAAGTGGATCCTcccagagaagaaaaaatgggaGACCTTGAGGTAGTCAGAGTGCGCTGGTTTTACCGTGAAGAGAAGAAGTGGCTGCCCTTCATTGGTTATGACTCCTGCCAGCTGGAGTGGAAGTATCGGCAGACTCTGGTCAAGTCCGACGGTGATGAACAAGAAGAGGAGATTGGGACCGTGGGAGTGAGAGGAGGACTCTATGAGGTGGACGTCGTCACAAAGAAGTGCCATGCTATCTATTGGTCAG AAGACACAGTGGATGTCATGAGGGGGACCTGGTTCTATGCAAGCAGCTCAGAACCTGTAGAGGAATGTATGGCGATGGACATTGAGAAGGAGCACCTGGAGCTGTTCTCTAAAGGTCAACCACAGGAACCACCTGTCCAGCAGGGTAAAGGGGCCCAAAAAG CAATGCATGAACTCAGCTTCAGGGAGTGCCATGTGGACTGGTACTCTTGCGAGGCTGTGTACTTCTACAGCAACTCTACCAGCTCCAGGATCGCGAGATCCATTGGAAACACATTTGGATTTTCGAAAG CATCCACCAGTGGCTACAAGTTGGTACGGGGCTACCCGACTCCTGCCAGCCTGGATGACAAGCCACCACCTATCTCTCACCTTGTGTTTGTTGTTCATGGAGTTGGACATGTCATGGACAAGAAGGCAATCATCAAGAATTGTTCAGA TCTAAGGAAAGGAGCGGCTAAGGCCATCATGAAGCACCTCCCAGACCTGGTCTCCAGCGCCTCCACCCAGCGGGTGGAGTTCCTACCGGTGGAGTGGAGGTCGTCTCTCAAACTCGACAACGGGATGGTCTCAGCCGTCACGCCTCAGAAGCTCAAGGGACTCCGCTATGTCCTCAACAGTACCGGCATGGATGTACTCTACTACACCAGCCCCCTCTACAGATCAGAG ATCATAAAATGCGTGCAATCTGAGGTGAATGACCTGTATGAAGAGTTCCGCCAGCGCAACGAGGGGTTCGAGCCCAACGGCGGGAAAGTTTCTGTTTTCTCGCACTCGCTGGGGAGCGTCATCatgtatgacatcatcaccggCTGGAACCCAATCCACCTCTATGATCAGTACTTGTCTCACGAACAGTGCCACCATCCTGACCTTAACTCGGTGACACCAGACCACCATGACCTTGCCTCTGAACTCCACAAGGCCAGGATGAG GGTGTCAGAACTTGAAAAACAACTCCTGGCAACTAACCAGATTGCTGCAGCTCTCCACAGACCAAAGCTCAATTTCAAG GTTGAGAATTTCTTCTGCGTTGGTTCACCGCTGGCCGTCTTTTTAGCACTGAGGGGAGTGCGCCCTCAAGGGAATGGATCCATCTCACATATCATCCCCAAGGCTGTGTGCAATAGGCTTTTCAACATCTACTACCCAACAGACCCTGTG GCCTACCGCGTCGAGCCCCTCATCCTGCGCCACTACAGCACCATCTGCCCCCTGCAGGTGCACAGGATGGAGGGGCGGCAAGTGCCCTACCACACCATGAAGACCACTGCCCTCCCTAAGGCCCTCAAGACCAGCGAGGAGATGAAGGGCTTATCCGAAGGACTGCAGGAGGCGGACCTGATGGTGGGAGGAGCGGAAGAGAAAACATCCCCCGGGTCATCCAATGCATCCTCACCACAGCATGTTCCCAAAACACAATCACCAG GTGGTGCTGGTGTCATGAAGGCGTGGTTCTCCAGACCGGTAGAGAAGACTCCAGAGCTGGAGGCCCTGGAAGACATGGAGAGGGCCATCCTGAGGATAGAGAACATGGCCGCCAGCAACGAGAAGGAGGAGGCGGATGAGATGGAGAGTGTGG aGCTGGAGAATCGAGTTGACTTTGAGCTGAGAGAGAGCAACATCGGGAGCTCCTACCTTTCAGCGCTGACATCCCACACCTCGTACTGGGCCTCGGGAGACGTGGCACTCTTCATCCTTTCCCAGCTGTTTCCAGATTATCTCATCACCCAGTGA
- the LOC140231673 gene encoding uncharacterized protein translates to MESLISCVFRSNIVHLVRPAAWITSQRSLSVGLMHQANKTSGDSGEKPAAAPKGTKPAKPAEPATQATPASKGDSYQTQEYYGYNEMSFYDLESDMRKSRLPQPTPGKP, encoded by the exons ATGGAGTCCTTGATAAGTTGTGTCTTCAGATCAAATATTGTCCATCTG GTTCGACCAGCAGCTTGGATAACTTCCCAAAGGTCCTTGTCTGTTGGCCTTATGcaccaagcaaacaaaacatcaGGAGATTCAG GTGAAAAGCCAGCAGCTGCTCCCAAGGGAACCAAGCCTGCCAAGCCTGCTGAGCCTGCAACCCAAGCCACTCCTGCCAGCAAGGGAGATTCCTACCAGACACAGGAGTACTATGGCTACAATGAGATGTCCTTCTATGATCTGGAGTCAGACATGCGCAAAAGCAGACTACCACAGCCCACGCCAGGCAAACCATGA